In Equus przewalskii isolate Varuska chromosome 6, EquPr2, whole genome shotgun sequence, one DNA window encodes the following:
- the LOC103553447 gene encoding olfactory receptor 51I1-like: MFNSSQFTPKYFLLTGLPGLEDLYSWFIFPFCLTYLVALLGNSLILTVIKKNTSLHQPMYLFLAMLAFAELGVSASTLPTVLGIFLFGANEICFEACLLQMFSIHSFSILKSGVLLAMSVDSFVAVYNPLRYTTILTLSRIAGTGAVLGLKSMMLMFPLPFLLKRLPFCGHNILSHSYCLHSDLIQLPCGDTHPNSILGLCIVTSTFGLDSLLIIISYVLILYTVLGITSGEGRWKALSTCVSHICAVLVYYVPMISVALLHRFRKHAAPALRLLLANVYLLVPPVLNPIITALRPSRFARG; encoded by the coding sequence ATGTTCAACAGCAGTCAATTCAccccaaaatattttctactgaCTGGTCTCCCTGGTCTAGAGGACTTGTACTCTTGGTTTATCTTCCCATTCTGCTTGACATATCTTGTGGCCCTTTTGGGCAATAGTCTGATCCTCACAGTGATCAAGAAAAACACCTCTCTGCACCAGCCGATGTACCTATTCCTAGCTATGCTAGCCTTTGCAGAGCTTGGTGTCTCTGCTTCTACACTGCCCACTGTGCTGGGCATCTTCCTTTTCGGTGCCAATGAGATCTGCTTTGAAGCTTGCCTTTTGCAAATGTTCTCCATACATTCATTTTCCATCCTTAAGTCAGGAGTTCTGCTGGCCATGTCTGTGGACAGCTTTGTGGCCGTCTACAATCCACTGCGGTATACCACCATCCTGACCCTTTCTCGTATTGCTGGCACTGGTGCTGTACTTGGACTGAAGAGTATGATGCTCATGTTTCCACTGCCCTTTCTCCTGAAGCGTCTTCCCTTCTGTGGCCACAACATCCTCTCCCACTCCTATTGTCTTCACTCAGATCTAATCCAGCTGCCCTGTGGGGACACTCATCCCAACAGCATTCTGGGGCTCTGCATTGTTACTTCCACTTTTGGGCTGGACTCGCTGCTCATCATCATCTCGTACGTGCTGATCCTCTACACAGTGCTGGGCATTACCTCTGGGGAGGGACGGTGGAAGGCCCTCAGTACATGTGTATCACATATCTGTGCAGTACTTGTGTACTATGTGCCCATGATTAGTGTCGCTCTGTTGCACCGCTTCAGGAAGCATGCTGCACCTGCTCTCCGACTACTCCTGGCCAATGTCTATCTTCTGGTGCCTCCTGTACTCAATCCCATCATTACAGCATTAAGACCAAGCAGATTCGCCAGGGGCTAA